Proteins from one Triticum aestivum cultivar Chinese Spring chromosome 7A, IWGSC CS RefSeq v2.1, whole genome shotgun sequence genomic window:
- the LOC123149752 gene encoding uncharacterized protein isoform X1, translating into MVDDLRRPWKPVSKASHQPTKSTFEVDGTLGRVLAQVGEIKAIVCQQYSEIYAKLDGVERRQKQNNMRLEDFICAFNDHRFGVGQKDFNEGQRVDNNIKKTSKNVAASTNEVPKCVYSNPSKNLAGEFEKVKKHLWTPTKEKQTEMTLWTHLVSVLGVTARTYPPNLRR; encoded by the exons ATGGTAGACGACCTCAGGCGCCCTTGGAAGCCAGTGTCGAAGGCTTCACATCAACCTACAAAGTCTACTTTTGAG GTCGATGGGACACTAGGCCGCGTACTCGCCCAGGTGGGAGAGATAAAAGCAATAGTGTGTCAGCAATATTCGGAGATTTACGCAAAACTGGACGGAGTAGAAAGGCGCCAGAAGCAAAACAACATGCGCTTGGAGGACTTCATTTGTGCATTCAAT GATCATCGATTTGGAGTAGGACAGAAGGACTTTAATGAGGGTCAGAGAGTTGATAATAATATCAAG AAAACCTCAAAGAATGTTGCTGCTAGTACAAATGAAGTGCCAAAGTGTGTCTACAGCAACCCCAGCAAGAACCTTGCTGGGGAATTTGAG AAGGTAAAAAAACACCTGTGGACCCCCACAAAGGAAAAACAGACAGAGATGACGCTGTGGACTCATTTAGTAAGCGTTTTAGGAGTGACAGCAAGAACTTACCCTCCCAATCTGAG AAGGTGA
- the LOC123149752 gene encoding uncharacterized protein isoform X2, with protein MVDDLRRPWKPVSKASHQPTKSTFEVDGTLGRVLAQVGEIKAIVCQQYSEIYAKLDGVERRQKQNNMRLEDFICAFNDHRFGVGQKDFNEGQRVDNNIKKTSKNVAASTNEVPKCVYSNPSKNLAGEFEVKKHLWTPTKEKQTEMTLWTHLVSVLGVTARTYPPNLRR; from the exons ATGGTAGACGACCTCAGGCGCCCTTGGAAGCCAGTGTCGAAGGCTTCACATCAACCTACAAAGTCTACTTTTGAG GTCGATGGGACACTAGGCCGCGTACTCGCCCAGGTGGGAGAGATAAAAGCAATAGTGTGTCAGCAATATTCGGAGATTTACGCAAAACTGGACGGAGTAGAAAGGCGCCAGAAGCAAAACAACATGCGCTTGGAGGACTTCATTTGTGCATTCAAT GATCATCGATTTGGAGTAGGACAGAAGGACTTTAATGAGGGTCAGAGAGTTGATAATAATATCAAG AAAACCTCAAAGAATGTTGCTGCTAGTACAAATGAAGTGCCAAAGTGTGTCTACAGCAACCCCAGCAAGAACCTTGCTGGGGAATTTGAG GTAAAAAAACACCTGTGGACCCCCACAAAGGAAAAACAGACAGAGATGACGCTGTGGACTCATTTAGTAAGCGTTTTAGGAGTGACAGCAAGAACTTACCCTCCCAATCTGAG AAGGTGA
- the LOC123147127 gene encoding expansin-like A4, with protein MARLLLVLVLAVAAAVAQPLLACASVAPSPSSLYRCGWCSRRSTASILPPDAGALTGAACGYGDPAELAADGGFHIAAVGAGFFRGGQACGACYQLRCRDRSACSEGGVKVIVVADVPKVNRTAGVVGGGKFLLSKDAFAALTTAGHSGQLASLVDTAVDVDFRRIPCMYNSKNLAVRVEETSNRDKGHLALCFLYQGGQTDIVAVEVAQAVLRAAQSAAAPSPTQWQYMTRREQSPGVWRTSRAPAGPLQLRLVVTAGSGGKWLRADGAVFPAEWQAGAVYDTGLRVTDVAARTCSCASASGDDDEEE; from the coding sequence ATGGCGCGCctgctcctcgtcctcgtcctagCGGTGGCCGCTGCCGTCGCCCAACCGCTGCTCGCGTGCGCTTCTGTGGCTCCCTCGCCGTCATCCTTGTACCGCTGCGGCTGGTGCTCGCGCCGCTCCACCGCCTCCATCCTCCCTCCGGACGCCGGCGCCCTCACAGGCGCCGCGTGCGGATACGGTGATCCGGCGGAGCTCGCGGCCGACGGGGGATTCCACATTGCGGCCGTCGGTGCTGGATTTTTCCGCGGCGGCCAGGCCTGCGGCGCCTGCTACCAGCTGAGGTGCAGGGACCGGAGCGCGTGCTCGGAAGGCGGCGTCAAGGTCATCGTCGTTGCCGACGTGCCGAAGGTGAACAGAACAGCAGGCGTCGTCGGTGGCGGGAAGTTCCTGCTCAGCAAGGACGCCTTCGCCGCCTTGACTACTGCTGGTCACAGTGGCCAGCTTGCGAGCTTAGTGGACACGGCCGTCGACGTCGACTTCAGGAGGATACCATGCATGTACAACAGCAAGAACCTAGCGGTGAGGGTGGAGGAGACGAGCAACAGGGACAAGGGCCACCTCGCCCTCTGCTTCCTCTACCAGGGCGGCCAGACCGACATCGTCGCCGTCGAGGTCGCGCAGGCGGTTCTTCGTGCTGCCCAGAGCGCCGCCGCACCGTCGCCGACGCAATGGCAGTACATGACGCGGCGCGAGCAGTCTCCCGGGGTGTGGCGCACGTCGCGCGCGCCGGCCGGCCCGCTGCAGCTCCGGCTCGTGGTCACCGCGGGTTCCGGCGGCAAGTGGCTGCGCGCTGACGGGGCGGTGTTCCCCGCGGAGTGGCAGGCCGGCGCGGTCTACGACACTGGGCTGCGCGTCACCGACGTCGCCGCGCGCACATGCAGCTGCGCCTCTGCCTCCggggacgacgacgaagaggagtag